A single genomic interval of Antechinus flavipes isolate AdamAnt ecotype Samford, QLD, Australia chromosome 1, AdamAnt_v2, whole genome shotgun sequence harbors:
- the LOC127561436 gene encoding sodium/glucose cotransporter 5-like, translating to MVVGAIILTIKAFDQIGGYNQLEAAYLQAIPNKTIPNTTCHLPRADAMHMFRDPRTGDLPWTGMTFGLTIMATWYWCTDQVNVNIISPPPAPYVICTTNAVPPSEVQAALV from the exons ATGGTAGTTGGGGCAATCATCCTGACAATCAAAG CTTTTGACCAAATTGGGGGTTATAACCAGTTGGAAGCGGCTTACTTACAGGCGATACCAAACAAGACCATCCCTAACACAACATGCCACCTGCCCCGGGCCGATGCCATGCACATGTTCCGAGACCCCCGCACTGGAGACCTCCCATGGACTGGGATGACCTTCGGTTTAACCATCATGGCCACATGGTACTGGTGCACTGATCAGGTAAATGTAAACATCATATCCCCTCCTCCTGCCCCGTATGTCATATGTACAACAAATGCAGTTCCCCCATCCGAGGTCCAAGCAGCATTGGTTTAA